The sequence AAAATATTAACGTTTTTAAATACTCATACAGTAAAAAAAGAAATTATTGCAGGATTTAATAATGAACATAGTCTCAATGAAAGCGATGTAAAAATCCTTAAAGAAGGAAAGGATTTAGTAGATACAATAAATGACATTAACCTACTGCAGAAAAATGAAAATGGCGAAGAAGTAAATATTAGAAAAACACTTGCTCAATCAATAAAAGTGCCTTCCATAGAAAAACACAAGTCAGAAGATTGAAAATAACCTTCATGGATATTTTTTCACCACCTAAAAATAGTTGACGACATCACACAAAACCTCAAGCATAGCTAATATCCAAATTCTGGATGGTTATATACAAAGCCATCAATAATTGTGATTTGACAAGGTTATTATATCGTTTATTTTATCGGCTATTATAGCTATTACTAAAAAAACTGAGTTCTGATGCGTAGAAGAAATTTACATTGGTATACAAATAGTATATTTTATTTTATGATTGTTTTCTATAATATGTAAACCTTTAGTCAGTATTTTTAAACTATAGGTGTTAAAAGTTACTTAATAAATTGCAATGTAGAATATAAGTAAAGGGATTTCTAAATTTTCTGATGATAAAAAAAACTTCCATAAAGTTTAATAGTGTCTGTTACTGCTTTTAGGTGTGAGGCTAGAGGGTTATTAGCAGTAACAGACACTATTAAACTTATTACAGAATTTACTTAAAGTAAATACTTATGTATAATATATTGTTATTTTCTTAATGTAAAATATTATAATATTTTACATTAAAATAGACTTGTGTAAATGCTTTCTTCCTCAAATTGTTATTGTCTTATTATACTTATCTAATGCTAAAAATTTATTAACCATCGCTAATCTATATTTGCATAGTAAATTTATATATACTATTATATAGCGTGTCACTTAAGTTTTATAGCAAACAAAAGATATGGTAAATTTATTTGCGCTTTTGATAATATTTTATTCAAATATTTCTATTGCTTCTGCCCCTACTTCCTGGCAATTTGGGTTTCCTGCTCCTGCTACTGACGTAATGGAGGCTGTAGTTAAGTCCCACTCATTTATCATGATTGTGATGACTGCAATAATGCTGTTTGTGTGGATATTACTTGCTTATATAGTGTTTCGCTTTCGTAAAAGCAAAGTAACGAGCATAAGTAAAACCTCTCATAATATTACTTTAGAAATTGTTTGGCTTATTATACCAACTATCATTGTTGGTGTATTGGCTTTTGAAAATGCTAAATTACTTAGAATGCAGGAAAAAATCCCAAAAATTGAGATGACGTTAAAAGCTATTGGCCATCAGTGGTACTGGAGCTATCAATATCCAGAATATCAGGGTGTGTCGTTTGATAGCTATATTAAAGGAGATGAGAATCTTACTGAAGGAGATTTGAAGTTATTTTCCGTCGATAATAATATTGTGTTGCCCATAAATACTAATGTTCGCTTACAAGTCACAGCAGGGGATGTAATACATAGCTGGGGAGTGCCTGCTTTTGGTGTAAAAATTGATGCAATACCTGGAAGATTAAATGAAGCGTGGTTTAATGTCAAAAAGCCTGGTATTTATTACGGACAGTGCTACGAATTGTGCGGTCCAGGCCACGGGTTTATGCCAATTGTTGTTGAAGCAGTAAGCAAAGAAGATTTTAATAAATGGATTGAAAATAGAAAATTGTTAAGTTAAATTTGGAGTATATGTATGAGTGATGTACCAAAAGGTATAAGACGTTGGCTATTTTCTACGAATCATAAAGACATAGGTACGCTATATATTATTTTTTCCATATTAGCGGGAATTATTGGTGGATTATTATCTGTAATCATTCGTACTCAGCTAATGCACATCGATATACTGGGAGGTAATTACCAATTATATAACGTAATGGTTACAGGACATGCGCTCATAATGGTGTTTTTTATGATAATGCCGGCCTTAATGGGAGGATTTGGTAATTGGTTTGTACCACTCATGATCGGGGCACCCGATATGGCGTTTCCTCGCATGAATAATTTAAGTTTCTGGCTATTAGTAGCATCTTTTATTTTACTAGCTATTTCTGTATTCGTTGGTGAAGGCCCAGGTGTTGGCTGGACTTTATATCCTCCTTTATCACAGGTTATGTCCCACCCAAGTGCTGGAGTTGATATTGCTATATTTGCACTCCACGTTGCAGGTATGTCATCAATTGTTGGAGCGATTAACTTTATAGTTACTATATTCAACATGCGTGCAAAAGGAATGTCATTAATGAAAATGCCTTTGTTTGTCTGGTCTGTCCTGCTCACAGCATTTATGTTGATTGTTGCGTTACCTGTACTTGCTGGCGCGATAACTATGCTTCTTACTGATCGAAATATCGGCACTGCCTTTTTTGACCCTGCAGGTGGTGGAGATCCTGTATTATTTCAACATCTATTTTGGTTTTTCGGCCATCCAGAAGTGTACGTCATCATTTTTCCTGCATTTGGTATTATAAGCCAGGTGGTATCAACTTTTTCTCATAAGCCAGTGTTTGGCTACACGGGGATGGTTTATGCAATGATAGGTATAGCTGCATTTGGCTTTATGGTTTGGGCTCATCATATGTTCACTGTTGGGCTTAGCGCTGATGCTGCTATATTTTTTAGCACTACTACGATTTTTATCGGTGTTATAACAGGTGTGAAAGTCTTTAGTTGGATTGCAACTATGTGGGGTGGAGCAATTGAGTTTAAAACTCCTATGTTATTTGCACTAGGGTTTATTTTTATGTTTGTAGGTGGTGGCGTCACCGGAATCGTTCTCTCTCATGGTGGAATAGATAAGCTTTTGCACGATACATATTACGTTGTGGCTCACTTTCACTATGTCATGTCACTAGCAACTTTATTTGGAGCTTTTGCTGGATTTTATTATTGGATTGGTAAAATGTCAGGTAGGCAATATAATGAGTGCCTGGGCAAAATACATTTTTGGCTCACTTTTATTAGTACCAATGTCACTTTTTTACCTCAACATTTCTTAGGATTAGCTGGCATGCCAAGACGTATACCAGATTACCCTGATGCATTTATTCCTTGGAATTATGTATCTTCAATCGGTGCGTATATGTCCTTCTTCTCAGTGATGTTTTTTGTATTTGTAGTAGCTCATCTTTTCATTAGAGGTAAAAAAGCTGAAGATAACCCTTGGGGAAGCGACACTTTGGAATGGACAGTATCTTCGCCACCACCTTTTCATACTTTTGAAAAACCGCCGGTTATAAAATAAGATGTATACGAGTATTTTGTTAAACAGTGAATCAACGATACTGGATTTTTGGCAGCTCCTCAAACCAAGGATAATGTACCTTGTGGTATTCACCGGAGTTGCTGGTATGGTAGCAGCACCTGGTAGTATGCACCCCTTTCTTGCATTAATATCTCTTATATGCATTGCTCTTGGTTCAGGCTCTGCAGGCGCTATAAACATGTGGTATGATAGGGATATAGACATGTTGATGGAAAGGACAAAAAAACGTCCTATACCGTCAGGCAGAATTCTTGCAGAAAATGCACTTGAGTTTGGTATAACTCTTGGAATACTGTCAGTATTCATCATGGCAATGGCAGTAAACTATGTTTCTGCTGCTTTACTTGCGATCAGTATATTATTTTACGTTTTTATATATACAATTTGGCTCAAAAGACGCACTCCACAAAATATTGTTATCGGTGGCGCAGCAGGCGCTTTTCCTCCAATGATTGGCTGGGCATCTGTTACAAACTCAATCAGTTGGGAAAGTTTCATTTTATTCTTGATAATTTTTATGTGGACTCCTCCACACTTTTGGGCACTTTCTTTAAATAGATCTGAAGATTATGCAAAAGCATCAATTCCGATGTTCAATATTGTTTATGGTCCAGAAAAAACAAGAAAGTATATATTAATTTATAGCATACTGCTGGTGCTAACTAGCTTACTTCCAGCTCTATTTTTGAAAAAACATTTGCTCTACCTGATTATAGCAGCTTTTACAGGTTGTATTTTCATTTGGTATGCTACATCTATTCTGAGATATAAGACTCATAGCTCACAAAAGAAAATGTTCTCTTATTCAATTTCTTATCTATTTTCTTTATTTGCTAGTATTATTTTTTGTTCTATTGATTTATTTTAGTTATGAAAAAGCAACAGAAAAATAAAAACTATTTTTTACTTTTCCTTTTAATAATGCTCGTTGTTGCACTTTTTTTTGTTTCTATAATAAAATTTAAAAGTGCAGCTTAAACCAGATTTAAGATATGTAAGCTTAACAAACTTGTAAGGCTTATTGTCATGCAAATAGCTTGGCACAGAACTGTAAGAACATCTCTTAAGGCGATAGGGTTGGTGCTAACTGGTCTCATTCCAATATCCTCATCCTGTCATCCCAGTGCGTGACACTTGTATCTTTATGATGTGAGGCATTAGAGCTAAAATACCTCACAGGGAGGGTGAAGCCGACTTGACACTAACGCCAATAAGGCCGAATTCCAGATTTTGCTCCCCTCCCATAGAGTTAAAAGACTGAACAGTATCTTTGGAATTATATCCCGTATTACAAGGTTAGTCTAAACTCTCAGTTTATTTATAGTCTTGGAGGTAATTTTATGCAAGTAAATGCTATTTTGGGTGTGGATATTTCAAAAAAGAAATTTGATGTTTGTTTGCTGATGGACAATAAAAAACGACACAAAGTCTTTCAAAATAATCAGGATGGCTTTGCAAAGCTTGTGGTTTGGTGCAATGGCCATGGAGCAAATCTTATTCATCTGTGTCTTGAGGCAACTAGCTGGTATGGGGAAGATTTGGCTACTTTTATGCACGATTTAGGGCATAATGTTAGTATAGTAAACCCGGCTCAAATCAAGGCTTTTGGCAAAAGTGAGCTGCTCAGAAATAAAACAGATAAATCAGATGCAGCTATGATAGCTAGATTTTGTATTGCGAATAAACCTGCTCTTTGGAAACCAATTGCACCTGAAATGAGGCATTTAAGAGATCTTTACCGTTGTATGCAATCGCTAAAAAATGATAAATTGCAACAGATGAACCGCTTGGAAAATGAAAATATGCATTCCAGCTGCAAAGAAGCTATATCTAAGGTAATTTTGGCAATAGAGGAGCAAATTATTGTTCTCGAAACAGAAATTAATGAGCATATAAATCACTACCACATCTAAAAAATATGGTAGAAAACCTCAAGACTATAAAAGGTATAGGACATCTTACTGCTGTTGCTGTTATTGCAGAAATGCCAGCGGCTGATAATTTTGATAATGCTAAGCAATTTACAGCTTTTGCTGGCCTAAATCCAGGACATTATGAATCTGGATCGTCTGTAAGTAAGAGAAGTTGCATATGTAAAATAGGATCTGAGCGCGTCCGAAAAGCCCTTTATATGCCAGCTATAGTAGTCAAAAACCATAATAATCATTTTCAAAAATTTTGTCAGCGTCTAGCAAGTAAAGGTAAATGCCCAAAAGTCATAGTCCTTGCGTTAATGAGAAAATTAATGCATGTCTTTTTTGGTATTCTTAAAAACAATCAACCATTTAATTGTAATTTAGTTGGATAATTTGTTTGACATGAAAGACAGTATCTGGGATCTATCTTTTTTTCCTGGATCCCAGTGTCACGCACTGGGATGACGAAAAAAGGGAAAGTTTTATTAATAATTTCAAATCTTTGCGTAGCGATGCAACAAAGCCCTGTCATCCCAGTGCGTGACACACAAGTGTACGAACGTTTGTTATGGAAAGTGAAAAAGGTAATAATCGTAGACTTTTTCTGGGTTTCCACCACAATATTCAATGACAGGTTTTAGGATTTCAAGCCTGAGTTCATTCATAAAAGCTCTCCTTGCAAACTTATAACTCTTGATTTCGCTGCGTTTTCTGTATTCTGTTAATAAAACCGAAGCAATAAGAATCATGTATAGTGTGACCAAAATTGTGTTTTTGCTATGTCCAAGAAAATGCTTCGTGTTGAGCTCCTGCTTGATAAATTTGAAGAAAACTTCTATTGACCAGCGCCTTTTGTAAAGAGCGCAGACTTCTTCAGCAGACATTTCATAAATATTAGTCAAAAATGTGAGAACTTCGCCATTCTGTCGATTTTGCGCTTTAATTAGCCTGATTTCAAACGACAAAAATCTTGAACCTTTTTGCCCCAGCCTGACTACTACATCTTCCATTAGCTCAAGCGTTCCAGTCTGCATGCCTGCAACTTTTCCGTGGATACGCACAATTTGATAACGAATATTATCGTTGCCACGTGTGATAAAATGTATGCCTTTATCTATAAACTCCTCGAAAGTTGCACGTTTTTGCAGTCCTCGATCAAATATGCAAATCGACTCTTGACCGTGATTTAAAATCATTTCCCGGAACGATGTGCTGTCAGAGGAGCCCTTGGCTTGAGTATACAAGTTCAGCAACTTTGCAAACCTGCCGTCAGTGGCAACGGTGCACTTTACCATATTCTTTGCACCACCACGCCATGGTATTGCAGATTGCAGTAATTTGCTCGATAACTGCAGGGCTTACTTTTACCCATAACTTTGAGAAGTTATTATGTGAAGCATAACCATGCTCTCTCTAAGATTTTCATAGCCTCGCCATAGAGTCATACTTCCTGGTAAATTATCACCTTTTCTATTCATAAACCCACCTAATTTTCCTAACCAAATAATAGCTTGTTTTATGTTTGGAGGTTCTTCGGGCAATGTGGCCACTTGATGCTCACGTATGTAAAGAGCTTTCCACTCTTCATTGCTTAGAACCTTAGTGCAAGCCTCCATAGGATGCGATAAAGCCACTTTTGTTAAATATAAAATTTTAAATGTAATAATGCTCTTTATAGCAATTAATTTCTGTAGCCTTTCCTTTGTAGTTAAACGAGAGCTTTCTATTTTACATCCTGATTTTAAAATTCTAAAGTATTCTTCAATTTTCCATCGTAGCTTATACCAATTTATCCTTTCTATGGCATCTAAAGTGCTATTAACTGGTACATTAGTTAACAAAGTCCAATCGATAGCTTCAACTCCTTTAGGAGGATCCATTTCCTTTGCGCTTACCACATATACAGCGACTTTATCACTTATTTTATGTGCTGTATCTTTTGACCCATAAATGTAAGGCGCTCTGATAGGTATATAGCCTTTCATATATTTTACTTCAATATTTGCTTTTCTTGACTTCTGGTGCCCGTTTTTAGCAACTTCCAAGACGATTTTCTCTTTTACCGGAAGTTGAGCTATGCGTGTTTGCAAATCTGTTTTTCCCTCTTCAGTACAGATAAATTTTCTATTAGCTCGGTTACGGATTACATAAAAACTACCCAATGATTCAGCTATCCATAAAAATTTGAAGATATCTGCTTCCCTATCACCAAGAGTGACAAGTTGTACATCTTTGGAAACGTTATTTATGGTTTCTTTTAGTGCTGCTATCCACTTATAACTTTCTTTCTCCTCTATAGAAGTACGGTATTTCCTATTTGCTTTTTCTTTTGCTGTTTCTTCTTTTCTAGCGGGACGCGCCCAGCACTGTTGAGAAGATAAACCTAAAGGTAATCCTTCTTTACTGACCATTAAGGCACTATGCAGCAGCAAACCCTTTTTATGCTTTGTATAAGCTTTAGAAATACTGCCTAGCCCTTTGGTATTTATATGAGAGTCAAAATCCAAATAACTAGTATCTTGGATTGAAAATATAAGCTTATTTCCTTTTATCCTTTCCGCTGTTTCTTTATGATGAGAAGAATAAATTTTCTCGGCCTCAAGCTTTTCATTACTAAACAACCTGTACGCGCCCTTAGCTTCTTTCCATCCACCACAACTTTGATTAATTGATCCAGATGCCTTACGCTCTATAAGATAACTTGTTGTAATAAGCCTCTTATTAAGCCTTATATCTCCCAGATTAACATGTCTCAACTCTCTTTCTAGCCATTTGTCCCCTAAGCTATCAGTATATTGCGTATTTGTATTTACTCCGTACATTTTTAAACCCTTTATCAAATATATGAATTTGCTATTTTACTAGCTTTTTTATATTTGTGGGTAAAAGTAAGCTGCAGGGTTGTGGAATCTATAATTAATAGCTTTTCTTGGTCTTTTTGGTTACAAAAACTTTGTAAAACGAACGAAAAAATTCTTTCGAAGTACTTAATTGGTATCGTTTTTAAGCGGCTTGCCACCGATGAATGGCGCGTATTCAGGCAAAACATCCGACGATAATTTTCCTCGATAGTCCGCAAGCTCAGCTCGTTTTTCTCCAATATGCTGTACAGCAGTAAATTAAATATATTTTCTCCCGTAAGTTTGCCCACTTTGTAATCAACGCCAACCGCTTTGCCTATTTCATCTAACACTGCTTTCGGCAATTTTGATATTATTTCTTTGTAATAAAACACACTTCACACCCTAATTTTTTTCCTATCTTATCGCTAAATTAGACGTTCGTACAGTTGTGTGCGTGACACTGGGATCTAACAAGCGAAGGTTGCATATAACACGTTGTTGGCATTGAAAATATATAAATAGATTCTAGCTTCACGCGCTAGAATGACAAAGGCGTGTAGTATTTTTGAGCTATGCAACAAAGCCTGCGTGACACTTGGATCTAT is a genomic window of Wolbachia endosymbiont of Folsomia candida containing:
- the coxB gene encoding cytochrome c oxidase subunit II, with product MVNLFALLIIFYSNISIASAPTSWQFGFPAPATDVMEAVVKSHSFIMIVMTAIMLFVWILLAYIVFRFRKSKVTSISKTSHNITLEIVWLIIPTIIVGVLAFENAKLLRMQEKIPKIEMTLKAIGHQWYWSYQYPEYQGVSFDSYIKGDENLTEGDLKLFSVDNNIVLPINTNVRLQVTAGDVIHSWGVPAFGVKIDAIPGRLNEAWFNVKKPGIYYGQCYELCGPGHGFMPIVVEAVSKEDFNKWIENRKLLS
- the ctaD gene encoding cytochrome c oxidase subunit I → MSDVPKGIRRWLFSTNHKDIGTLYIIFSILAGIIGGLLSVIIRTQLMHIDILGGNYQLYNVMVTGHALIMVFFMIMPALMGGFGNWFVPLMIGAPDMAFPRMNNLSFWLLVASFILLAISVFVGEGPGVGWTLYPPLSQVMSHPSAGVDIAIFALHVAGMSSIVGAINFIVTIFNMRAKGMSLMKMPLFVWSVLLTAFMLIVALPVLAGAITMLLTDRNIGTAFFDPAGGGDPVLFQHLFWFFGHPEVYVIIFPAFGIISQVVSTFSHKPVFGYTGMVYAMIGIAAFGFMVWAHHMFTVGLSADAAIFFSTTTIFIGVITGVKVFSWIATMWGGAIEFKTPMLFALGFIFMFVGGGVTGIVLSHGGIDKLLHDTYYVVAHFHYVMSLATLFGAFAGFYYWIGKMSGRQYNECLGKIHFWLTFISTNVTFLPQHFLGLAGMPRRIPDYPDAFIPWNYVSSIGAYMSFFSVMFFVFVVAHLFIRGKKAEDNPWGSDTLEWTVSSPPPFHTFEKPPVIK
- a CDS encoding heme o synthase, producing MYTSILLNSESTILDFWQLLKPRIMYLVVFTGVAGMVAAPGSMHPFLALISLICIALGSGSAGAINMWYDRDIDMLMERTKKRPIPSGRILAENALEFGITLGILSVFIMAMAVNYVSAALLAISILFYVFIYTIWLKRRTPQNIVIGGAAGAFPPMIGWASVTNSISWESFILFLIIFMWTPPHFWALSLNRSEDYAKASIPMFNIVYGPEKTRKYILIYSILLVLTSLLPALFLKKHLLYLIIAAFTGCIFIWYATSILRYKTHSSQKKMFSYSISYLFSLFASIIFCSIDLF
- a CDS encoding IS4 family transposase, which encodes MQLSSKLLQSAIPWRGGAKNMVKCTVATDGRFAKLLNLYTQAKGSSDSTSFREMILNHGQESICIFDRGLQKRATFEEFIDKGIHFITRGNDNIRYQIVRIHGKVAGMQTGTLELMEDVVVRLGQKGSRFLSFEIRLIKAQNRQNGEVLTFLTNIYEMSAEEVCALYKRRWSIEVFFKFIKQELNTKHFLGHSKNTILVTLYMILIASVLLTEYRKRSEIKSYKFARRAFMNELRLEILKPVIEYCGGNPEKVYDYYLFHFP
- a CDS encoding IS4 family transposase, translated to MIKGLKMYGVNTNTQYTDSLGDKWLERELRHVNLGDIRLNKRLITTSYLIERKASGSINQSCGGWKEAKGAYRLFSNEKLEAEKIYSSHHKETAERIKGNKLIFSIQDTSYLDFDSHINTKGLGSISKAYTKHKKGLLLHSALMVSKEGLPLGLSSQQCWARPARKEETAKEKANRKYRTSIEEKESYKWIAALKETINNVSKDVQLVTLGDREADIFKFLWIAESLGSFYVIRNRANRKFICTEEGKTDLQTRIAQLPVKEKIVLEVAKNGHQKSRKANIEVKYMKGYIPIRAPYIYGSKDTAHKISDKVAVYVVSAKEMDPPKGVEAIDWTLLTNVPVNSTLDAIERINWYKLRWKIEEYFRILKSGCKIESSRLTTKERLQKLIAIKSIITFKILYLTKVALSHPMEACTKVLSNEEWKALYIREHQVATLPEEPPNIKQAIIWLGKLGGFMNRKGDNLPGSMTLWRGYENLRESMVMLHIITSQSYG